From Arachis stenosperma cultivar V10309 chromosome 2, arast.V10309.gnm1.PFL2, whole genome shotgun sequence, one genomic window encodes:
- the LOC130963360 gene encoding secreted RxLR effector protein 161-like, translating into MHPNSKLEKDEMEKDVDETKYRGMIGSLMYLTFSRPDIVQSVGICSRFQSHPKESHIFAVKRIIRYINGTADFGLWYPKSDEFCVVGYCVKDFVRDRVDKKSTLGICCFLRQFLNVWSNKKQVTLALSTVEAEV; encoded by the coding sequence ATGCATCCAAATTctaaacttgaaaaggatgaaATGGAGaaagatgtggatgaaacaaagtatagaggaatgataggATCTCTCATGTATCTAACTTTctctagaccggatattgttcaaagtgttGGAATTTGTTCTAGATTCCAATCTCATCCAAAAGAATCACATATTTTTGCTGTAAAAAGgatcattagatacattaatGGCACTGCTGATTTTGGTCTTTGGTATCCCAAATCTGATGAGTTTTGTGTAGTTGGCTATTGTGTTAAAGATTTTGTCAGAGACCGTGTTGATAAAAAAAGCACTTTAGGAATTTGTTGCTTTCTTAGACAGTTCTTGAATGTGTGGTCAAACAAGAAGCAAGTTACTCTTGCATTATCCACTGTTGAGGCTGAAGTATAG